Part of the Candidatus Methylomirabilota bacterium genome, CAGCACGCGGCGCCCGTCGTCGATGCGCCCGAGCGCCACGAAGAGCTGTGCGCGCGGCGCGTTGTCCACCAGCCCCGTGGCGCCCGCCAGCACGCAGTCCGTGCGGTCCCGGCGCGCGGTCACGCCCTCGGCGAGGGCCGCGGCGCCGAGGATCTCGCCGCGCGTCATCGCGGGCAGCAGCCGCTGGCGCTGCTCGGACGTCCCCCAGCCCGCCACCGTCCAGGCCGCCGTCGCGTGCGCGGTCACGATACCGGCGACGGTCGTCCAGCCGCGGGCCAGCTCCTCGATGATCATCGCGTAGGTCCCGAGGTCGAGCCCGAGCCCGCCGTACGGCGGCGGCACCACGGCGCCGAAGATTCCCAGGTCACCCAGCGCGCGGACGACGTCGGCCGGGTACCGGCCCGCCTGCTCGTGCTCGGCCGCCACCGGAACGACCTCCTTTTCCACGAACTGGCGCACGGCCAGGACCATCTGCCGGCGCTCGTCGGGCTCGCCCTCGCGGGAGGTCAGCGCGCCCGGCCGCTCGCCGTGGCGCTCCAGGAGCTGGCGGGCGATCAGCGTGCGCTGGATCTCGTTGGTGCCTTCGCCGATGATCATCAGCGGCGTGTCACGGTACAGGCGCTCCACCGCGGAGGTCGCCAGCGCGGCCGTTTCCCCCTGCAGGCGCATCGTCTCGACGGCGAGCCCCTGGGCCGTCTCGGTCGCCCAGAGCTTGGCCATGCCCGCTTCCAGGTCGCAGCGCTCCCGCCGGTCCTTCATCCCGGCCGCCCAGGAGGTGAGCAGCCGCGCGGCGTCGAGGCGGGCCGCCATGGAGGCCAGCGCGGGCGGCGCCTCGCCCGCCCGGCGCGCGTCCTCGAGCGCCGCCTCCCAGGCGGCCTGGCCGACGCCGACGGCGCGGGCGGCGATGTTGATCCGGCCCGTCTCCAACGCGCTCATGACGTGTCTGAAGCCGCGCCCCTCGACCCCGCCCACGAGGTTCGCGGCGGGGACGGCGACGTCCTCGAAGACCAGCTCGGCGGTGTCCACGCCCTTGTAGCCGAGCTTCGAGATGGACTTGGCGACGCGCAGCCCGGGGTGGCCCTTCTCCACGATGAAGCACGACATGCCGCGGTGGCGCGGCTCGGCCCGGGGATTGGTCAGCGCCAGCAGCGCGAACGTGTTGCCCTCGCGGCCGTTGGTCACGAACATCTTCGTCCCGTCGATGACGTACTCGTCGCCGCGCCGTCTGGCCACCGTCCGGATCGCCTGGACGTCCGAGCCCGCGTGGGGCTCGGTCAGACACAGCCCGCCCCTGGCCTGGCCGCGGGCCAAGCGCGGCAGGAACTGTGACTGCTGCTCCCCGGTACCGTGCTGCAGCACGATGAGCGCCGCCATCGTGTGGCTGTTGAGGACCCCTGCCAGCGACATCCACCCCCGGCACAGCTCCTCGATGACGCGGGCGTAGGTGGTGACGTCGAGGCCGAGCCCCCCGTAGGCCGCGGGGATGAGCGCGCCGAAGAGGCCCAGCTCGCGCATGCGCGCGACCAGGTCGTGGGGGTACCGGTCGGCGTGCTCGAGCGCGGCGGCGACGGGACGTACCTCGCGCTCGACGAACTCCCGCACGGTGGCGACGAGAGGATGCTCGGCAGAGGATAGCGTCATCACTTCGCCCGGATATTACAATAGAACGCAATGTCGCCGGACGAGTGGGTCCTGCTGCTGCAGCGGATGATCGATCGGGCGGTTCGGCGCCTGCGTCTGGGGGCTGCGCCCGAGCACGACCGGCAGCGCCGCTTGTTGATCGTTCAGATCGATGGACTGCCGCGATCGGTGCTCGAGCAGGCGCTGGCCGAGGGCCGGATGCCGTTCCTGGCGCATTTGATGGCGCGGCACGGCTACCGCCGGCAGCCGATGAGCGTCGGCATGCCGACGTCGACGCCGGCGTTCCAGATGGCCGCCATGTACGGGGTCCGGCCCGACATTCCGGGCTTCCACTACCACGACAAGCGCCGGCGGACCGACGTCTACTTCCCGCGCGCCGGCGATGCTGCCCGCGTCGAGCAGGAGCAGGCTCGGGGCCGGCGGGGCATCCTCGAGGGCGGGAACGCGTACGGCTGCGTCTTCACCGGGGGAGCGGGGAGCAGCCTCTTCAACTTCGCGACGATCAAGCGGCCGACGGGGGAAGGGCTGCTGCGCGCGATCTCGGCGTTCGTCGTGCTGGCCTGGGTCCTCGTCAAGGGCCTCGTCCTGACGGTGCTCGAGATCGTGCGCGCCTTCCTGCGCGGGCTCGCCGATCCGGTCGGGGAGACCAGACGGGGCTGGAAGTGGCTCGTGCTCAAGATCGGGATGTCGGTCTGGGTGCGCCACCTGTTCACCCTGGCCGTCTCGCGGGACCTGTACGCGGGCGTCCCCGCCCTCTACGTCAACTACCTCGACTACGATGTCTTCGCCCACGCCTATGGTCCGCGCCACCGCCGGGCGCTCCGCATCCTGCGCGGTGTGGACCGATCGATCCACCAGCTCTGGCGTGTGATGCGGCGCGTGCGGGAGTACCGCTACGACCTCTACGTGCTCTCCGATCACGGGCAGGCGACCTGCACGCCCTTCCAGAAGCTCTCGGGCGGGCGGTCGCTGGAGGACTGCTTCTTCGAGGAGTTCCTGCGGCGGGCCGGCGCCCAGGAGGTGAGCCCGGCGCACCCGGAGGGACGGCGGCTGGCCAGCGGCATCAAAGCCTTCCGCAGCCGGCGCGCGCCCGGACTCTTCCAGCGCTTCGTCAACTATCTGGAGCGCGACTTCCCGCGGCTGCTGGGCGAGCTGCCGGAGGCCCGCGAGCGGGAGAGCGTGCGGGTGGTGGCGGCGGGGCCGAACGCCTTCGTCTACTTTCTCGGCGAGGAGCGGCCTCTGACAATCGAATGGATCGACGAGCGCTTTCCACGCCTGGCCGACGACATCGCGCGCCGCCGCGGCATCGGCTTCGTCCTGGCCCGCTCGCAGGCCGGCCCCCTCTGCCTCTGGCGCGGCCAGCGCCACGCGATCGACAACGGGGCCGCGGGGCCCTTCGCCGGGCGCGACGACTGGACGCTGCTGGCCCAGGACCTCCGCGACCTGATGGCCATGCCGAGCGCGGGCGACCTCGTCATCTACGGCAACGACTCGCCCGACGGCAACATCTCCTACGTCCCCGAGATCGGCGCCCACGCCGGCCCCTCGCCCGCCGAGCTGCAGACGTTCATCGTGTGCCCGCCCGGGGCCGACCTGCGCTCACCGATCACGCATCCGACGCAGCTCTACACCCACTTCATCGCCTACCAGGAGACCTGAACCGCCCGTGCACCTCGTCGTCGCCAGCTACAACATCCACCGGGGCGTGGGCCTCGACCGCCGCTGCGATCTCGCGCGCATCGCCGACGTCGTCGCCGAGATCGGGCCGGACGTGGTCGGCCTGCAGGAGGTGGTCTGCGAGAACGGCTCGCCGTTGGCCGATCAGGCCACCTATCTCGCTGCGCAGCTCGGCATGGCCATGGTGATGGGCGTCACGCGGCCGCACGGCAGCGGCACGTTCGGCAACGTGCTCCTCACGCGCCTACCGGTGCTGGGCTGGGCCACCTGCGATCTCAGCCGCGGCAGCCGGGAGCCGCGCGGCTGTCTGCGCGTCGACCTGGGCGCCAACGGGCGCTCCTTTCACGTCTTCAACTGCCACTTCGGGCTCGGGCTGCGCGAGCGCCGCGAGCAGATCGTGCTGCTGGCCGACTTCATCCGGACCTCTTCCCGGCTCGAGGGTCCACGGGTGCTGATGGGAGACTTCAACGAATGGCATCGCGGCCCGGTGACCCGCGGGCTCAAGCGCGAGTTCTCCTCGCCCATGCGGCGGATGCGGCGTACCCACCCGGCCGTCTTTCCCCTCTTCCGCCTGGACCGGATCTACTGGGATGTGGAGCTGGAGGGCGAGACCTTCCAGGTCCATCGCAGTCGCCTCGCGCGCGTGGCCTCCGACCACCTGCCGGTGGTGGCGCGCCTGCGCGTGCGTCCCGGGGTCGCCCCCGGACACGCCTACGTCGTCGGCGACCAGTTGCCTCCCGCCGAGTAACGGATCGCCGTCCGATTCGTCCGGCAACAGCCGGGGCCGGCTCAGCGCGACGAGCCCGAGCCAGTGGCTCCGGTGCCGGGCTTCCGGCCGAGGTACTCGCTCAGGAGCCCGAACCAGCGGACTGTCCGCGTGTCTTCGAAGCCGCAGCCGCCCAGGGCCGCCAGGATGGTCTCGGCCGGCACGAGAGTCTCCAGGGTCTCCCAGCAGTAATGCATCAGGAGCTCCGCCTCCCGGCTGCCGGAGCTGAGCCGGGACATCCAGGGAACCAGGCCGTTGAGGTAGAGCCGTCCCAGGCGAAGGCCGATCCTAGAGTTCGGGCGGGCGAAGTCCAGGACGATCAGGAGGCCACCGGGTCTCAGCACTCGGAAGTACTCGGCGAACGTGGGGCTCAGTCCCGAGACATGACGAAGCGCGTAGCCCATGGTCAGGGCATCGAAGAGGCCGCCGCGGAAGGGAAGCCCCTCGGCAACTCCCTGGACGAGTGGAATGCGGAGCTTCCGGCGCGCCTGGGCGAGCATCCCCGTGCTCGGATCCACTCCCACGACGCCGCCCGATGGACCCACGATGCTCGCGGCGGCGCGCGCGACGGCGCCGGTCCCTACCGCGACGTCGAGGACCTTCATGCCCTCCTGGAGGCCGGCGCGTTGCAACGCGTTGCGGCGGTACCAGGCGCCCGAGCCGAAGGCCATGAGACCGGTGATGCGGTCGTAGTGGCAGGCGGTGTCGTCGAAGAGACGCCTCAGGGAGCGCGGAGACACCCGCTGCGCGTTCATCCGCTGCCTCGGGGAGGGAAGATCCGACGAAACAGCGGATCGGTGACGGATCCGTCGTAGGGGCGAAAGCGCCAGTAGCGATACACCATCTCCGTCGCGAAGAGGGCGCCGATCAACAGGTAGGCGAGCAGCCCCGTGTAGAGCGTCCACCACGCCAGGCTCCGATAGAGCGCGAGCCACAGGGTGAATCCGCCGTTGAGCGCGAAGAACAGGCACCAGATGACGGTGACGATCCGACAGTAGGCGATCTCGTCCGTCGGAAGCTGGCGCCCGCGTAGCCGCGCGAAGCTCTCGACCATCGAGGGACCGTTCAGGAGCGTGCGCCCGAAGGCGATCACCAGGACGGCGTTGACGAGCACCGGCACCAAGAGGAAGAACTGCCCCTCGTCGAAGAGGGCCGCTGGGATCAACACGACTCCGAGGACGGCCGCCGGGACCAGGAGGCCGGAAACGAGAGCGGGACTTCGGCGGCTCCAGGTGAGGGTGGCCTGCAGCGCGAGCATGACGGCCAGGGTGATGGCCACCATCCGCGGGCCCGCGCGGGTCAGACCTGCGTAGACCAAGAACGGGTAGCCGATCCCGGTCAGGATCTGAAACAGCTTCAACGGCGCCGGCCTCGGACCGGATGCCGCTAATTCCGCTTGACCAGCGCCTTCGTCTTCGGGTACTCGGGCGGTTTGCCGGTGATCTCGATGACGCGCAGCGAGCCGTCGGGGGTCTCCAGCAGCAGGTTGCCGTCGGAGTACCCGACGAGCCTGCCCCACGCCTTCGGCACGTTCAACTCGGGCTGTGCCTCGGCGGGCGCCGGCACGACGAGCTGGAGCCAGGGGGTCACCGCGATGGCGACGAGGGCGACGGCGATGACGGTCAGCACGGCCTTGAGGTAGCGATCGAGAGTCATGGGAGCGCTCACTTCCCGGGCTTTTCGCCCTTGGACAGCCGGACCAGGAGCTTCGCGAGGCTCTCGGCGATGCCGTCGAACGACTGCTCGAGGAGATCCTCGTCGTCCCCGCCGAACATGCCCACGTTGGCAAGCCAGCGATCAGCGGTCACCATCACCACGCGCCCCGACGACGCGTCGATGAGGCGCATGTCGGCCTGGGCCCGGGCCCGCCCGATGCCGTAGGCGCCGACGAAGTACCGGGCCACCTGCGACCCGCGCCCCAGCCGGGTGATCGCCCCCTGGAGGCGCAGGGCCGGCTCGGCGCCCGGCTGGTACTGGGCTGCGCTCGTGTTCACCACGCGCTGGAAGAGCCCGCTGTCCTTGAGGCGGCGCACCAGCTCGAGCTGGAGCTTGGGCGCCATCTTGGCGGCGAAGCGGCGGTCGCCCTCGTCCTTGAGCTCGCGGTCGGTCACCGGGAACTTCTCCACCACGATGACCTTGTACTTGCTGACGTCGAAGCCCGGCGCCATCGCGACGAGCCCGACGTCCTGGTCCTTCACATTTGGCGTGAGCCCGCCGGCGCTCATCGGGTTGTCGGGGCTGCTCTGTATCGCGCTGGAACAGCCGGCCATGGCGAGCAGCAGGACCAGCAGTGCGGTGCGGGTGAGTGACTTCGGCGGTGTCCTCATGGTCGCCCCTCCGTGTGAGTGGTGGTCATCAGGCCTGCCCGGCCAGATCGAGCGCGGCCCGCAGCAGCGTGTTGGCCCCGTCCTCGATCTCGTCCATGGAGGTGAACTCCTCCTCGCAATGGCTGCGCCCGTCGCGCGACGGGACGAAGATCATGCCGGCCGGGCCGATCGCCGCCATGTACTGGGCGTCGTGGCCGGCGCCCGACCTTATTCGACGGTGGCGCGCGCCCGCCGCCTTCGCCGCGCGATCGATGGCGGCGACGACGTCGGGGTTGAACGGCGTGTAGGGCACGCGCCAGTAGTGCTCCAGCTCGTAGCTGACGCCCTCGCGCTGGCACCCCTCCTTCACCACCGCATCGAGCATGGGCAGCGCCCGGTCGAGCGTTTCGTTCCGCGGATCACGCATGTCCACCGACAGCACGACCTTGCCGGGGATGGCGTTGACGATGTTGGGGCTCACGGTGAGGCTGCCCACGGTGGTGACGGCGTCGCCGCCGATCTCCTCGGCGATCCGCCGGACGCCCGCCACGACGTCGGCCGCGGCCACCAGCGCGTCGTGCCGGATGCGCATCGGCGTGGGGCCGGCGTGGTCCTGCACGCCGTGGATCGTCAGGCGCGACCAGGAAATGGCGACGATACCCTCCACGACGCCGACCGACAGCCCTTCCTCCTCCAGGAGGGGGCCCTGCTCGATGTGGAGCTCCAGGTAGGCCTTGAACGGGCGGGGCAGGCAGGGCTCGGAGCCGAGGTAGCCGATGCGCTCCAACTCGTCCACCAGGCGGAGGCCGTCCTTGTCGCGGGCGTTGTAGGCGTCCTCCAGCGGAATCTTGCCGGCCATGACCCCGCTGGCGATCATCGCCGGCTGAAAGCGCGCGCCTTCCTCATTGGTGAAGATGGCCAGCGTCACGGGATGGCGCGTCCTGACCTGACGGTCGTTGAGCGCGCGGATCACCTCGAGGCCGCAGAGCACGCCGAGCTGCCCGTCGTACTTGCCGCCGGTGGGCACGGAGTCCACGTGCGAACCCATCATCACGGGCGGCAGCGGCGCCGTGCCCGCCCGCTCGCCGAAGATGTTGCCCATCTGGTCGACGGTGACGCGCAGGGCCGCCTCCCGCATCCACGCCACCATCCGGTCGCGCGCCCGCTTGTCGTCGTCGGTGAGGGCCAGCCGGGTGAGGCCTCCGCGCGGCGTCTCCCCGATCCTTCCGAGCTCTTCGATGGACGCCTGGAGGCGCTTGCGGTCGATTTTCATGCGGCTCACTCCTATCTATCACATACCCGGGCGCCGACGATCACATTCCCAGATAGGCGCGCTTGAGGCGCTCGTCGCCCAGCAGCTCGCGGGCGGCGCCGGCCAGGACCAGGCGGCCGGACTCCAGCACGCAGGCGCGGTGGGCCAGGGTGAGGGCCTGACGCACGTTCTGCTCGACCAGGAGCACCGTCACGCCGTCCGCATTGATCGTCCGCACCGTCTCGAAGATCTTGCCGACCAGCACCGGGGCCAGCCCCAGGGTGGGCTCGTCGAGCATGAGCACGCGCGGCTTGGCCATGAGCGCGCGGCCGATGGCGCACATCTGCTGCTCGCCGCCCGAGAGCGAGCCGGCCATCTGGGCGCGTCGCTCGGCCAGCACCGGGAACAGGGCGCAGACGTACTCGAGGCTCTGGTTCCTCTCGGCGCGGGCCCGCTCGGTGTGGGCGCCCAACAATAGATTTTCCATGACCGTCATGAACGGGAAGAGCCGCCGGCCCTCGGGGACCTGGACGATGCCCAGGTCGATCCGGCGGTGGGCCGGGATGCGGCCGAGGTCGTCGCCGTTGAAGAGCACCTGCCCCCCACGGGGCGCCACCAGCCCGGAGATCACGCGGAGCGTGGTGGTCTTGCCCGCCGCGTTGGCACCGACGAGGGCGAGGATCTCCTTGTCGCGGACCTCGAGCGACACCTCGAAGAGAGCCTGCAGGTCCCCGTAGAAGGCGTCGACGGACTCAAGTCTCAGCAAGGACGAATTCCTCGCCCAGGTAGGCGTCGATGACGCGGCGGTCGCTGGCGATCTGGGCCGGCGTGCCTTCGGCGATCCGCTCGCCGTGGTGGAGCACGACGATCCGCCGGGCCAGCCGCATCATGGCCGCCATGATGTGCTCGATGACGATCAGCGTGAGCCCTTCGCCGTGCAGCCGGCGGATCAGCTCCACCATGCCCGCCAGCTCCGACGGGTTGAGGCCGGCCATCACCTCGTCGAGCAGGAGCAGGCGCGGTCGCGTGGCCAGCGCCCGCGCCACCTCCAGGCGCTTGCGCAGCCCGATGGGCAGGGCGCGGGCGCGCGCCCGGGCATAGGGGGCGAGGCCGCAGGTCTCGATCACGCGCTCGGCGTCCACGCGGGCGGTGCGGACACTCGGCACCTTCGTCAGCGAGCCGATGGTCACATTGTCCACCACCGAGAGGTTCCCGAAGGGCTTGACGATCTGGAAGGTGCGCGTCAGCCCCAGGCGGCAGATGGCGTGGGGCGGCCGCCCGGTGATGTCGCGCCCGTCGAAGAGGACGCGCCCTTCTTCGGGACGATAGTAGCCGGCGATCACGTTGAAGAGCGTCGTCTTGCCGGCGCCGTTGGGGCCGATGATCCCCAGCAGATCGCCGGCCCGCACCTCCAGCGAGACCTCGCGCACGGCGGTGAGGCCGCCGAACCGCTTGGTCAGCCGCTCAAGCGTGAGCATGGTCGATCACCCGCTCACGCGTGAGCATGGTCCGTGGCCCGCCCACGCGAGCGCGCGATGCTGGCGCGGAGGCGGGCGGCGAGGCCCGCCAGCCCTTCGGGCACGAAGCGCACGACCAGGATCAGGACGCAGCCGTAGATGATCAGGTAGATCCCGGTGAACCCCGTTCTCACCCCGGAGAGGGTGGCGCGCAGGTAGGTCTCGAGCGACGTGATCAGGATGGAGCCCAGGAAGGGCCCCAGCGCGGTCCCGATGCCGCCGATGATCGTGTTCAGCGCGAAGCGGATGGAGAGATCGACGGAGAACACGTAGAAGGGATCGACGAAGCCGACGTACTGCGCCCAGAAGGTCCCGCAGACCGAGGTCAGGGCAGCGCTCAGCGTCACCGCGAAGACCCTGAGCTTGCGGCTGGCGATGCCGAGCGCCTCCGCCGCGTCCTCGTCCTCCCGCACGCCGGCCAGCTGGTAGCCGACACGGGAGCGCTCGAAGTACACCTGCACGCCGTAGTACACGAGGGCCAGGCCCAGGGCCACGTACACCCAGGCCACGTGGCCGAGGCCCAGGGTCCAGAACCCGGGACGGAATGGGACGGGGATGCCCTCCGAGCCTTGGGTGAAGCCCCGCCAGCGGCTGACGACGATGAGCAGCACCTGCGAGAAGGCGATGGTGGAGAGCGCGAAGTACGGGCCGCGCAGGCGGTTGGAGAGATAACCGATCACCGCGCCGGCGGCGACGGAGACGAGGATGCCCAGGAGCATGCCGAGCCAGGGGCTCTGCTGCCAGCGGGTGGCCAGCAGCGCCGCCGAGTAGGCGCCGATGCCGAAGAAGGCCGAGTGCCCGAGCGAGACCTGGCCGGCGTAGCCGCCGGCGACGTTCCAGGCGGCGGAGAGCGCGCCCCAGATGAGGATCAGCACGAGGCTGTCGAGGAAGAACGCGTCCTTGACGACGAGGGGCGTGAGGGCGGTGAGACCGAAGAGGACGAGCGCGCCCCAGTGCCGGGCCAGCGCGCCGCCCATCAGGCGCCCAGCGTCTCGGCGCCGCGCTGGCCGAAGAGCCCGGCCGGGCGGAAGACCAGGACGGCGATGAAAAGGACGAAGTAGAGGACCTCCTTCCAGGCGGTCCCGAAGTAGTAGGAGCCCGCCACCTCCACCGCCGCCACGATGAGGCTGCCCAGGAGCGCCCCCACCATGTCCCCGAGCCCGCCCAGCACGACGACCACGTAGGAGAGCAGCACGAACTGGAGGCCCGCCGTCGGATAGACGGAGTAGAGCGGCGCCACCAGGACGCCCGCCGCGCCCACGCAGGCGATGCCGATGGCCCAGGTCAACCGGTACACGAGGTCGGTGTCGATGCCCATCAGGGTGGCCGCCTCGCGGTCCTGGGCGGTGGCCCGCATGACGCGCCCGGTGTGCGTCCACTTCATGAAGGCGAAGAGCATGATGGTGAGCGCCAGGGCGATGACGAAGGCCACCACCTGGG contains:
- a CDS encoding acyl-CoA dehydrogenase family protein, whose product is MTLSSAEHPLVATVREFVEREVRPVAAALEHADRYPHDLVARMRELGLFGALIPAAYGGLGLDVTTYARVIEELCRGWMSLAGVLNSHTMAALIVLQHGTGEQQSQFLPRLARGQARGGLCLTEPHAGSDVQAIRTVARRRGDEYVIDGTKMFVTNGREGNTFALLALTNPRAEPRHRGMSCFIVEKGHPGLRVAKSISKLGYKGVDTAELVFEDVAVPAANLVGGVEGRGFRHVMSALETGRINIAARAVGVGQAAWEAALEDARRAGEAPPALASMAARLDAARLLTSWAAGMKDRRERCDLEAGMAKLWATETAQGLAVETMRLQGETAALATSAVERLYRDTPLMIIGEGTNEIQRTLIARQLLERHGERPGALTSREGEPDERRQMVLAVRQFVEKEVVPVAAEHEQAGRYPADVVRALGDLGIFGAVVPPPYGGLGLDLGTYAMIIEELARGWTTVAGIVTAHATAAWTVAGWGTSEQRQRLLPAMTRGEILGAAALAEGVTARRDRTDCVLAGATGLVDNAPRAQLFVALGRIDDGRRVLVLLPRGTPGLALGTPEPTLGSRGLDPARLWLDGARVAAAAVLEGEDGGEAPVAAALGVARLGLAATAVGLAQAAFEAALRYSQQRSAFGKPICQHQAIQLKLADMATAITAARLLTSHAAGRLEAGDDVPAGLARLYAAEAAYEVTLEAMRIHGGYGYTTEFPIERYYRDAPRLMLALAGAPRERAELARRLLGS
- a CDS encoding alkaline phosphatase family protein, which encodes MSPDEWVLLLQRMIDRAVRRLRLGAAPEHDRQRRLLIVQIDGLPRSVLEQALAEGRMPFLAHLMARHGYRRQPMSVGMPTSTPAFQMAAMYGVRPDIPGFHYHDKRRRTDVYFPRAGDAARVEQEQARGRRGILEGGNAYGCVFTGGAGSSLFNFATIKRPTGEGLLRAISAFVVLAWVLVKGLVLTVLEIVRAFLRGLADPVGETRRGWKWLVLKIGMSVWVRHLFTLAVSRDLYAGVPALYVNYLDYDVFAHAYGPRHRRALRILRGVDRSIHQLWRVMRRVREYRYDLYVLSDHGQATCTPFQKLSGGRSLEDCFFEEFLRRAGAQEVSPAHPEGRRLASGIKAFRSRRAPGLFQRFVNYLERDFPRLLGELPEARERESVRVVAAGPNAFVYFLGEERPLTIEWIDERFPRLADDIARRRGIGFVLARSQAGPLCLWRGQRHAIDNGAAGPFAGRDDWTLLAQDLRDLMAMPSAGDLVIYGNDSPDGNISYVPEIGAHAGPSPAELQTFIVCPPGADLRSPITHPTQLYTHFIAYQET
- a CDS encoding endonuclease/exonuclease/phosphatase family protein; the encoded protein is MHLVVASYNIHRGVGLDRRCDLARIADVVAEIGPDVVGLQEVVCENGSPLADQATYLAAQLGMAMVMGVTRPHGSGTFGNVLLTRLPVLGWATCDLSRGSREPRGCLRVDLGANGRSFHVFNCHFGLGLRERREQIVLLADFIRTSSRLEGPRVLMGDFNEWHRGPVTRGLKREFSSPMRRMRRTHPAVFPLFRLDRIYWDVELEGETFQVHRSRLARVASDHLPVVARLRVRPGVAPGHAYVVGDQLPPAE
- a CDS encoding class I SAM-dependent methyltransferase, with product MNAQRVSPRSLRRLFDDTACHYDRITGLMAFGSGAWYRRNALQRAGLQEGMKVLDVAVGTGAVARAAASIVGPSGGVVGVDPSTGMLAQARRKLRIPLVQGVAEGLPFRGGLFDALTMGYALRHVSGLSPTFAEYFRVLRPGGLLIVLDFARPNSRIGLRLGRLYLNGLVPWMSRLSSGSREAELLMHYCWETLETLVPAETILAALGGCGFEDTRTVRWFGLLSEYLGRKPGTGATGSGSSR
- a CDS encoding DUF4410 domain-containing protein; its protein translation is MRTPPKSLTRTALLVLLLAMAGCSSAIQSSPDNPMSAGGLTPNVKDQDVGLVAMAPGFDVSKYKVIVVEKFPVTDRELKDEGDRRFAAKMAPKLQLELVRRLKDSGLFQRVVNTSAAQYQPGAEPALRLQGAITRLGRGSQVARYFVGAYGIGRARAQADMRLIDASSGRVVMVTADRWLANVGMFGGDDEDLLEQSFDGIAESLAKLLVRLSKGEKPGK
- a CDS encoding Zn-dependent hydrolase, which translates into the protein MKIDRKRLQASIEELGRIGETPRGGLTRLALTDDDKRARDRMVAWMREAALRVTVDQMGNIFGERAGTAPLPPVMMGSHVDSVPTGGKYDGQLGVLCGLEVIRALNDRQVRTRHPVTLAIFTNEEGARFQPAMIASGVMAGKIPLEDAYNARDKDGLRLVDELERIGYLGSEPCLPRPFKAYLELHIEQGPLLEEEGLSVGVVEGIVAISWSRLTIHGVQDHAGPTPMRIRHDALVAAADVVAGVRRIAEEIGGDAVTTVGSLTVSPNIVNAIPGKVVLSVDMRDPRNETLDRALPMLDAVVKEGCQREGVSYELEHYWRVPYTPFNPDVVAAIDRAAKAAGARHRRIRSGAGHDAQYMAAIGPAGMIFVPSRDGRSHCEEEFTSMDEIEDGANTLLRAALDLAGQA
- a CDS encoding ABC transporter ATP-binding protein; its protein translation is MLRLESVDAFYGDLQALFEVSLEVRDKEILALVGANAAGKTTTLRVISGLVAPRGGQVLFNGDDLGRIPAHRRIDLGIVQVPEGRRLFPFMTVMENLLLGAHTERARAERNQSLEYVCALFPVLAERRAQMAGSLSGGEQQMCAIGRALMAKPRVLMLDEPTLGLAPVLVGKIFETVRTINADGVTVLLVEQNVRQALTLAHRACVLESGRLVLAGAARELLGDERLKRAYLGM
- a CDS encoding ABC transporter ATP-binding protein, which produces MLTLERLTKRFGGLTAVREVSLEVRAGDLLGIIGPNGAGKTTLFNVIAGYYRPEEGRVLFDGRDITGRPPHAICRLGLTRTFQIVKPFGNLSVVDNVTIGSLTKVPSVRTARVDAERVIETCGLAPYARARARALPIGLRKRLEVARALATRPRLLLLDEVMAGLNPSELAGMVELIRRLHGEGLTLIVIEHIMAAMMRLARRIVVLHHGERIAEGTPAQIASDRRVIDAYLGEEFVLAET
- a CDS encoding branched-chain amino acid ABC transporter permease; protein product: MGGALARHWGALVLFGLTALTPLVVKDAFFLDSLVLILIWGALSAAWNVAGGYAGQVSLGHSAFFGIGAYSAALLATRWQQSPWLGMLLGILVSVAAGAVIGYLSNRLRGPYFALSTIAFSQVLLIVVSRWRGFTQGSEGIPVPFRPGFWTLGLGHVAWVYVALGLALVYYGVQVYFERSRVGYQLAGVREDEDAAEALGIASRKLRVFAVTLSAALTSVCGTFWAQYVGFVDPFYVFSVDLSIRFALNTIIGGIGTALGPFLGSILITSLETYLRATLSGVRTGFTGIYLIIYGCVLILVVRFVPEGLAGLAARLRASIARSRGRATDHAHA
- a CDS encoding branched-chain amino acid ABC transporter permease; this translates as MDPARLLGPAEIDVLAQLGVATVLLGGIYALIAVGLTLIFGIMRVVNFAHGEFLMLGMYLAFWAFTLWSLDPYFVLVVSVPVFLLVGLASYALIMRGVIHASHNVQIFTTVGLSTALQNVALVLWTGDYRVVRPWHSFVVLRVGGIAFNLSQVVAFVIALALTIMLFAFMKWTHTGRVMRATAQDREAATLMGIDTDLVYRLTWAIGIACVGAAGVLVAPLYSVYPTAGLQFVLLSYVVVVLGGLGDMVGALLGSLIVAAVEVAGSYYFGTAWKEVLYFVLFIAVLVFRPAGLFGQRGAETLGA